GGGCGGGGCTAAGGAGAAGGCGGGGCCCGCGGCGGCACCTGAAGTCACGCCCACTGCTGTAAAGCTCCGCCTACTTGGGGCGCTGCTGCGCACGCGTGCTGCCCCCTCGTGGTGGCTCTGCGGCAGGGCCCTGTCCTGCGGACACTGACCGCTCCGTACgacctgtcctgtcctgtcctgtcctgtcctgtcctgtcctgtcctgtcctgtcctgtcctgtcctgtcctgtcctgctggcactgaCCGCTCCATGcagcctgtcctgtcctgcGGACACTGACCGCTCCGTGCgacctgtcctgtcctgtcctgccgGCACTGACCGCTCCGTCCGACCTGTCCTGCCAGCACTGACCACTccgtcctgtcctgtcctgccctgccctgtcctgtcctgccagCACTGATCTCTCCATCTGACCTGCTCTGTCCCGTCCTGTggtgtcctgccctgccctgccgtgCCCTGTCCTGTCCAGTCCTGCCCTGTTCTGTCCTGCTAGCACTGATCACTCCAtcccccctgtcctgtcctatcCTGCCGGCACTGACCACTCCGTCCGACctcccctgtcctgtcctgccggccctgcccagcctgtcccccctgccccacatCCAGCCGCGTGCCCAGGATCCCCCGCACACCTTTCCTTTCACAGCCGAgcacccccggcccggccccagcCGCGGAGCCCCGGGAGCTCTGGGCCGGGGCCAGCCGCCCCCGCAGAGCGCCGGGAGCCCCGGTGCGGGGCCGTGCCAGCGGTGCCTGTGAATCTCATCAGCGGTGGAGGCTGCCcggggggacaccaggggggcCAGGGCCGGCCTTGCCGTGCAGGCAGAAAGCGTCCGGCGGCAGGATGGCGGGGATGGCACTGCCCCTCTGCCTGATCCtcgctgctgccctgcagggcggCCTGACCCGGGCCCCGGCGCCCCtggcccgccccggccccctGCTCCTGCGGCTGCGGCgcctggaggagcaggtggGTGCCCGGCGCGGGGACGGGGTGCTGCTAGCCTGTGCCAGGGGGACACCCAGCATtttgggcagggcagggactcgGCACGAGGCCGTGGGTTCGCCCCACATCATCCCACTCCCTTGCAGTTTCTCCGGCTCCAGGAACTGACAGTGAACCATCTCCAGAGCATCGCCAGCAACTACAACATCTCCTACAACATCGATGGACGTTTCCAGGCTCTGGCCGAGCAGGCGGAGGCGGCCGACGCTGCCCGGGCCGCCCTGGGTGCCGAGCTGGCCCGCCTGGCCACTGCTGGCCGGCGGCTACGCCGCAGGCTGAAGAGGCTGGAGGGGACGGTgggtgccctgagccccccacaACCCCTGCTCACCCACCCCCCGGCCGCGCTGGTGGAGGCTGGCACCAACCCGCACGGTGTGCCAAACACCGCCCGGAGCCGGGGCAGGCGGCCGGAGCAGCAGCCCCCGGGCCAGGCTgtcctcagcacccccagccctcgCCCCCCGAAGACGCGGCGGTGGCAGCAGCACCGGCAGGAGGAAGGGCACTGGCTGCCCGCTGCTGCCGGGCCTGGGGGAGCGCCCCGGGAGGATGAGGAGAGCCCTGAGgatgcagcaccagcacccccGACCGTGGTATCGATGCTCCCCACCGTCACCACggctccccaggagcagcccccagccctccgGCAGCCGGgacagggcaggcacagccccccCGCCGCGGTGCCCGCCTCCCCCGCCTGTCGCACCGGAGCCGTCCTGCTCTTCCCC
This genomic window from Molothrus aeneus isolate 106 chromosome 16, BPBGC_Maene_1.0, whole genome shotgun sequence contains:
- the PTX4 gene encoding pentraxin-4 gives rise to the protein MAGMALPLCLILAAALQGGLTRAPAPLARPGPLLLRLRRLEEQFLRLQELTVNHLQSIASNYNISYNIDGRFQALAEQAEAADAARAALGAELARLATAGRRLRRRLKRLEGTVGALSPPQPLLTHPPAALVEAGTNPHGVPNTARSRGRRPEQQPPGQAVLSTPSPRPPKTRRWQQHRQEEGHWLPAAAGPGGAPREDEESPEDAAPAPPTVVSMLPTVTTAPQEQPPALRQPGQGRHSPPAAVPASPACRTGAVLLFPDPSAGHGAVLGLGPHRGLRSVSLCVWLATPAPRLGALLSYATGDGHSELAVLGHGGDRPGSARFILGHGQFRELPVAPLLDGKWHHLCLTWSSGQGRYRFYVDRRLLAAGSGFQQGYGIPAGGSLVLGWGQHGPNMDLGTEEAFVGHLAGFALWRRALLPGEVARMATGRGLPRGPLLTLADASLRGGVRRVACPCLQRCL